Sequence from the Castanea sativa cultivar Marrone di Chiusa Pesio chromosome 12, ASM4071231v1 genome:
AACCTGCAGGTCCAACTACAACGTCCACCCCGAAGCAGCCTGAAAAACCACAGGTGGTGATCCGATGAGGGGGTCCGGTGCCGGAGATTATCAGATTAGGCCAAGGGAGTATGATGTCAAATCAGGAAGGAATTAATTTCCCTAATTTTCAGGAGGCAAATCCTTTGGAATCAAGGCCTTTCCATACGGATTCACATGTGGTGACTGAAGTCAAAGCTGTTAATATGGATCAGACTAGGGGTAGTTTATCTACTAAGCTATTTGAAGAGAATTTAGAGGAGATAAATCGGGATTTGAGTAAATTTGATACGGCAACAGAATTTCAGTCGAAAAAAAACTCTCCCATGGGTAAGGAAAATAATCTAGGATCAATGACAATTAATGAGCTTTTATAAAGTCCACTCAAGCACGTGCAACCCCACATGGCAGTACCTGTGTACCATTATCTGTTCTACCCGATACTTCAATCCTTAACACAATGAATGTAGCTACTTGGAAACATCAAGTTAGGTCCACCACAGGCACGGATGTTATCATGGCAGATGTAGTGGGTGCAAAGAGGAGTGTTCATCCTACTGGGGGTCATTCGGAAttacagaaaaagaagaagactatTTCTCGGGTTGGCAAAGGTGACAAAGAGATATTGGCGGAGGCTGGTTCCTAGCCCCGCCAGAACCAATGAGTCTTTTATGTTGGAACTGTCGGGGGCTTGGAAACCAATGTACAGAGAATCAGCTTGCAAAATTAGTGTGGGCAAAAGATCCCTCCGTCGTGTTTATAGCCGAGACATGGACGGATGAAGCTAGgctaattttttaattcaagaTCGTTTGAAGTTTAAGCATAGATTTATTGCACCTAGGAGAAATAAATCAGGGGGTTTAGTGATGTATTGGAAAGAGGAGCTTGATTTAATAATAGAGATTTTTTCAAAGAACCATATTGATGCCACAATTTGCAAAAACAAGGAAGGGGAGTGGAGATTCACAGGTTTTTACGGAGAACCGGATACACAACTCAGACATGAAGCTTGGGTGCGtttgagaaatttgaaaacacgaAGTCAAGCACCTTGGCTATGTGCGGGAGATTTTAATGAAGTTACAAAGCAATCGGAGAAATTGGGTGGTAGAACCCGCCTCATAATCAAATGCAAGATTTTTGAGATATATTGGATGAATGGGGATTTATGGACCTTGGGTTTATGGGATCAAAATTCACTTGGCATAAGCATTATGATAACTTCATAGTATGGGAGAGATTGGATAGGGCAGTGGCAACCAATGAGTGGTTTTCTATGTTTCTGGATACACAAGTTCATTATCTTGATGTTACCACTTTGGATCATAAGCCCTTGTTAATTAATCCAGATGGGATGGACTGCAAGCAATAGAGGCCTTTTCTTTTTGAGCAGATGTGGATGAGTGAACCAGGGTGTGGGGAACCAATTGAAGTTGTATGGCAGCAAGCAGGAGCTGATCCGAGAGGTGAAAAAGTGATAAGGAAGTTGATAATTGTGGGAAACGCCTGACCAAATGGAGTAAGAATTGTTTCCGAAATGTGAGAAGGGAGTTGgaacaaaagaggaaaaaactaGCCCAGGCCGAGAGGCTGGCATGTAGTGGGGGTTCGGTGATATTGATGAAGAAGTTGGAGAAATAAATAACTGTACTCCTTGATAAAGAAGCACAGATGTGGGGTCAACGGGCAAAGGTGCAATGGCTGAGAGATGGGGATAGGAATATGAGGTTTTTTCATAGCAAAGCCTCACAACGAAGAAGGAAAAACTACATCAAGGGGCTGTATGATGATGATGACCAATGGTGCACTAATCCTAGCCGAGTGGATATTGTGTTGGAGTTTTATCAAGCCCTTTTCACTTCCCAAAACCCGGAGAATTTCGATGAGATTTTGGCACAAATACCTCGGGTTGTAAAAGATGAGATGAACAATGATTTGATGGTTGAGTTTAAAGCAGTTCAAGTAGAGACAGCTCTTAAGCAGATGGCTCCTCTAAAATCATCCGGACCAGATGGAATGCTACCCATTTTTTACCAACATTATTGGTCCTTGGTGGGCAATGATGTGGTTGATGACATCCTATATTTCCTAAATTCGGGTAATCTCCCTCCATCTTTGTGTCATTCATTTATAACTTTTATCCCTAAAGTTCAAAGTTCTAAATATATTTCACAATATCGCCCTATAAGTCTCAGCAATGTTTTGTATAGAATTTTTTCAAGAGTGTTGGCTAATAGGTTGAAGAAAATTCTACCCCACTTAGTGTCAGAACAACAAAGTGCTTTTGTGAAGGACAGATTGATTTCTAACAATATTATGGTGGCCTTCGAAACCCTCCATTATATGAGAAACCATAGTTCGGGGGAGACGGGGTATATGGCACTTAAATTAGACATGAGTAAGGCGTATGATAAGGTGGAGTGGTTGTATATGGAGAATTTAATGAAGAAGATGGGTTTTGGAGACACTTGGGTAAATCTGATGATGCAATGTATGTCAAAGGCtacttattttgttttgattaatgggGAGCCATATGGTCACATCACACCCTTGAGGGGGCTGCGCCAAGGAGATCCTTTGTCTCCTTACTTATTCTTATTATGCACGGAAGGTTTCCATGGTTTGTTGAGAAAAGTGGAGGAGAATGGAGATATAATGGGGGTTTCTATTTGTAGAAGTGCACCAAAGCTAATACACATTCTTTTTGCAGATGACAGCCTTATTTTTTGCAGGGCAAAAATTAACGAGTGTAAGAAGCTTTTGGAGATCCTAGCCACTTATGAGCAAGCATCCAGGCaactaaaaaatagagataaaactaCTCTATTTTTTAGTAAGTCCACTTCCCATCAAATGCAAGCTTCAATTCAAGAGGCCCTTGGAGTACTCGTGGTCAAACAATGTAAGAAGTACTTGGGGTTACCAAGTTTCATAGGGCGAAAAAAGAAGGATAGTTTTGACAACATTAAGCAAAGAGTCTGGAAAAAGCTTTAAGGGTGGGAAGGCAAACTTCAATCACAAGtggaaagagaaattttaattaaagcaATGGCTCAAGCAATATCTACCTACACTATGTCATGTTTCGAACTACCGGTTACTCTTTGCCATGACATTGAAGCTCTCATTCGAAGATTCTTTTGGGGGCAGCGAGGACATAGTAGAAAGGTGCATTGAGTAAGGTGGGAAGAGCTATGTAAGCCAAAGGACTAAGGAGGGATGGGTTTCAAGGATTTGTCACATTTCAATGATGCTTTGCTCGCTAAACAAATTTGGAGACTTCTACGTGATAAATCCACACTGTTTTACCGGATTTTTAAAGTGAGATTTTTTCCAATTTGTTCAATCATGGAAGCCACTTGTCCAAGTTTGGCACCCTATGTATGGAAGAGCATTATAAAAGGGAGAGATGTGATTAAATGTGGAGCAATTTGGAGAATTGGAGATGGGAAGTCAGTTCATATTTGGGGGGATAGGTGGCTGCCACACAAACATTCACCACTTGTTTTATCTCCACAGGTAGAAGGGTTGGCTGAAGCAAAAGTCCAAAGCTTGATTGATGAAGATCAAAGATGTTGGAAGACGGACTTGATTGATGGAACCTTGCTGGATTTTGAGGCAACAATGGTGAAAAGTATCCCCCTCTGCCTTACTGATCAACTGGATGAATTAATTTGGCCTCACAGTGCAAATCGGGCCTACACGGTCAAGACGGGTTATCGGTTTCCATAGACGGAGTTTCAGAACCAACAACCAGGTTAGTCCGAACCTTTGATGCTCAAGCCACTGTGGAAAGGGATATGGAGCCTCAATGTGCCAAGCAAAGTGAAGAATTTAGTTTGACGAGCTGCAAAAAACTCACTCCCCACGAAGTAGAACTTAATCAAAAGAAAGGTTTTAATTGATGATTGCTGTGATCACTGTAAAATGCAACATGAAGATACACTCCATGCTCTCTACCTCTGCCCGAAATTGGAGGAAATTTGGCTCTCGGTACAAGCATGGAACCAGTGTAGTCTACGATAAATGACAAGTTTCGTTGATCTCATGGGTTGCATTTTGCCAGAGAACAGGGGCCTGGACCTGTTTGCTATGGTAGTATGGGCTATATGGAAGAGAGGGAATGATATGAGGGTAGGAAAAAGAGGCGAAAATCTCCCAAACCTAGTGTAGCAAGCTTGCAGCAGGTTACATGATTTTTTGCTGCATAATTCTGCAGTAAAGGCACCTGTGGGAAGACCTCCAACTCAGTGGCAGCCCCTAGCGCACCAACAGTACAAGATTAACTTTGATGGGCACTTTTCAAGGCTGAAAACCAGGCCGAAATAGGGGTGGTAATTAGAGACAGCAAGGGGCAGGTGATGGTGTCTTTGGCGCAGCGAATCCCATTACCCAATACAGCTATTGAAGTTGAGGCCTTGGCAGCTCGACATGCAATGGAGTTGGCGTTGGAAACCGGCCTCAATAAGGGAGTGTTTGGAGGGTGATTCACTGATCCTCATGAACGCTCCAAAGTCAAACTCTCACAGCCTTGCACAATTTGGTCACATTATCAATGATATACAGTATTTAGCCTCTCAATTCTCCATTATTTCCTTTTCTCATGTAAGGAGGCATTGTAATACTGTAGCTCACTCGCTTGTGAGGCggtcaatttctttttcttcattacaAGTCTGAATGGAAGATGTACGTACCACCAGAGATTGCAGATGTACTTGAGGCTGATTTTCATAGCCTTAGTTGAATAAAAGTCTTATGAtgtggattctcaaaaaaaaaaaaaattataataatattaaattagaTCTTCAATCTCGAAcctataacaaaattttaagatttaaataGCTTTTGTCTTCCTCTCTTTGGTTGGAAACTCATTATAAAACTCATAGAATTATACTCTGAAATGGCGGCCCCCATTTTTatatgggtaaaaaaaaaatcacacaaattagttaaaaaattaGGGTGTCGTTTGTTACGGTTTAGTAATTTATAactaagttaatttttttttttttttttttgagaaggctAAGTTAATCTATTTTCCTAAGTACAgctttataaaattttactgCTTAGTTTTTTGTTACAgtttatattcaaatttaacTTATTTGCAccccctaaaataaaatatgccaAACTCACAAAGCAAAAAAACCCCACTCCTAATCGCATACAACATACTTCGTATAAAACTAAAAAGCCTATAAAGTGACAATATTATAAAGTGACAAATTACACAAAATTTCTCATAACCGTTTGACTTGGAATTTTGTGATTACTAtgtaataaaaatgatgttagtgatCAATTTAAGTAACTGTTTTGCTTCAAATCACATGTCAAGTTAAttacaattgtaaaaaatattatgtctcTAATATTACCCATAAAATAGAACTTTGTGTCCCCGAGGAATAAAAAATGAGGGAGAGCAAGTATATGGTTTCATTCTTATTAGCATTTGAGAGTATTGATGAGAGCCAAACCATTGCTAGTCTGCTTGGCAAGATtctatatatagttatatacttCCATATCTTGTTTTCACTGTCACATtattcaccttcttcttcaccTGCTTCTTATTAGATTTTTAGTTAAGAAGGATAGTAAATAGTTCACTTAAGAAATTAGCTTTTCTAAACAGGAGTggagtttgagattttttgtttgttgagcCAAATTGTGGTACTAATATATTATACAAAAGTCAAGACAAACCATCACTCATGCAtaaacacacatatacataaactttaatattttaatactagagtatatatgtcataatttataaaatatattgtatacAAAAATGTCAACTTTGATATATGAATATTCAAGAGAATTTTTACGAGAATTTATCACCTTTTAAACTCCAATGAATATATACAAGTTATCTAGTTTgatattatacatatatatatataaaacgaAATTGAGAAAACGAAAATTATCTTGTCTTTTTTAACTACTaatcaattgaaatttttttatttttttgaaagcatactgactaactcaaatatttggggttcaactcttatttttataattaaaattttaaagtttttaataattataactaaaataaaagaaattttttaaaattttgggggccTGCAGCTTTCCTGTAGCTCCGCCATTGTTTCTAAATATGATCAATAATATATGTAGGCACGAGGAAAGAAAATATGTAGTTTTATCTCAAATGGGAGATGGTCAACAACAAAATAGCAAatgaaaattgttaataaagcaCAACCCATGATATATATTCATATACTGTCGTGTGGGCTTCGTCTAGTTCTGTCTATGGTTTAAACACCAAATTGCCGTTCTCAGAAGAAGACCGTACTGACCAACCAGCAAGTCTCTATGCTGCTACAAAGAAAGCTGACGAAGAAATAGCACACAGTTATAATCATATCTACGGGCTTTCATTAACGGGGTTGAGATTTTTCACTGTGTACGGACCATGGGGGAGACCAGACATGGCATACTTTGAATTCACTAAGAATATAttgaaagggaaaaacataACTGTGTTTCAAGGGCCTGGAGGTATTTCTGTAGGCAGAGATTTTACGTACATTGATGATGTTGTGAAGGGTTGCATAGCTGCATTGGATACCGCTGGGAAAAGCATTGGGagggaaggaaaaagaaagggtttAAAGGCGCCTTTAAGAGTTTTCAATATTGGGAATACTTCGCCGGAGAGTGTTGAGAAGCTTGTGGGGATTTTGGAGAGGTTGTTGAAGAAAAAAGCGATGAGGGATGTACAAGAAATGCCTAAGAATGGAGATGTGATGTTTACACATGCTAATATAAGCTTGGCAACAAGGGAGCTTGGGTATAAGCCTACTACAGATTTGGAGACCGGGTTGAAGAAATTTGTGGAGTGGTATGTTGATTGGATCCAAAAAGATTAGATAGGGTTCTTTAGGTACTATtgattaggtttattatttaaattcaaatacagtATTGTATTGACGACactttttatattgtatttgtCAATGCAACTGTGTTTTTTGAATCTAATTGAGAAGTCTAAGTTATAGTTCTTAAAGAATCcgtaaaattgtaatttttttaattttaatttttttggtagttgAATATTTGGGGGTCGGGGATTTGAACCTTGTACctacctttttcaaaaaaaatttaggttttctttatgTGTGGTAGGTTCTTTTGGattgtatttttattgaaaatttttaataacaatttttattgaatttgatGTTAGAGTTTCTTGGATTTATGGAGTTGTTGGAAAAACCTATGTTTGTGTAAAACCAGGAATTTATGTTGTTCACCGGTTCTAATATAGTTCTTTCTCCGGTAAATTAAACACTGATATTGGCAGATATAAATTACGTTTTTATGCTGGCTATATCTGTAGCATTGGTGCATAAGGAATGCAGTAGTATATGGCCACTCAAAATTGGTTTGTGAATCTTACAGATTCAAAGAATGCCATAGTGGACAATCACCAATGACATTAATCGGCTTTAGTTCTATATATGGTTTGCGGTGTATAAGTTTGTTTTTATACTACAAAGTATGTTTAAAGCTGTTTGATAATATTAATTTCCTATATTAgcatttttagcattttaaaaCGTATATAGCAGATCCACTCTTACTCTTGCCTTTATTTGAGTATTAATTGGACATTGCAGATAGTCTTGGACACTAAAGTTCCATAGCCATTTGTCATGTCCACAATCATATTGCATTAGATGCTGTTTTTTCAAACTTGCTTACAGGAGTTGTGATGGAACATTTTATGTTGTCTAATGTTATAATGTATCAATTAAGATTATTACCATTTAATAAACGTGATGACAGTAGAAGATCATCAGAGTTAATGGAATGATTTCTTCTACAAGCAGCCAAGGTGACTTTGGCATTGACTCTCTCTTGCAATGTAGCCCAAAGTCGTTCAATCCACTTCGGTGCACTTAAGAATTGGAACAACACCACATTAATCAACCTGAACGTGACATAGTTTCAAATGGTGAAACCATTTTTTCCCCCCAACAAATGACTGAGGAAGCTCTGATAAAACAACCAATTGTCACCACATCAATTTCTTCCAAGAGAAAGAAGATCTTAACTTAATAAcaaatggacaaagtttagctttaaaactttttattggatgtgaattttgataaattcatcATTGGATTATGTGCCCTTTTGTTTGCACTTTCAGATAGCAAAAGACACTTtttacttcaaagttcaaaatacTAGATGTTTGGTGGGTATTAAAAGCTGCTTTAGCAAGAAagttgttttttcaaaaagtgcaaGACCCCCAAAAAGTTAAAGGACCTTCAGCCACTTCAACTttcaagaattgttaattcaattaccaaattgcccacttgtttttattaaaaacccAACTTTACCCTTTTGAAACCTCAGCCAGAACAGATAACACCATATTCAATAAGACAAAAACATCATTAAAATAGTGATAttgatattattaaaaatagataaCATTATTAAAGTAAGACTGATAACATActtggtttaaaatttttagaataataaataatcaatgctaaaaaaactaacattattaaaataataccaataatagtaatagtaataacaaataattacgacaataatatatttattattaagtagtttttttctttgagtaagtattatgaagtagttgatttaaaaatgaaataaactcccttatatatacattgttctttttggtaatttactaCTCAAATcaccacttttataagtgctagccaaatattcaaatttttcaaaaaatattttttaacagcttttaccaaatactccgctttttcaaaaagcccaatttcatactgcactttttgaaaacccCACTTTTCCCAAAAACTCGGTTTcaaaaagctgaaccaaactcaccctacatcttcttcttatatacttcatgcttgcaaaatttctagaaaattaaaaataaatagctatgtcatcaggaaattgtttaaattacaactttttatagtttaaagTTATGcgtaaaatataagcttatagccTAAAGCTATAACTAGTtttgtagtaatatttattttattaaataaggtTGTAACCTAAAGTTATAACCagttttgtaattaaattttgttcctAACAAATTGTCATTTAAACATCTCAACTACAGGCAACTGCAGAAACAAACCCCAAAATCCCTCTTCACTGATGTCTTTTGATTCAAGAAAATGCAGGAAAAACACATACTGCTTTAACACGACAAAGTTAATCGAGCTTGGGGTATGTTCCAAGACAACATAAACTATACTGAACACAATAGCCGAAATGAAAGAAGACAAGAGCCAAATAATAGAGGGAAAGGACAAGCCAATAAGGCCAGTTGAAGTTTAATTAGTAGGGGTATAAACTATTAATAAGAGACAAAGCATTGCTAGTTGGCGTAGCAACACTAAGAATACTCTTCCTGATTGTGTTCTTCACAGTCTTGCTAACACTCATACCATCAAATCCATCCGTGCATGTATTTTCATCTGTTAAAGCAGCACTGACCCATGTCTTTATATCATAAATCTGAGCCTTCACATTAGATCTTCCAAGATGACCCATTTCGTTCAAAGATTGTTTGAGCTCGTCAACGGAGTCCTTGATGTTCTCTATGCAATCCTTAATGATTGCCACTTCACTATGCGTCAAACCCTTGTTCTTGGATAACTTTGATATCGTTGAGGAACAGTTTTTTGCGGCTTTTATGGATATAGAGAGGCCAGTGTTGCAAAGCTTTTGACGGTTTGCTTTTATTTTGGAAGCGAAGGGTAAGAGGGCATTGTTGCATTCTTTTGGGTATGTGGTTGAATTGCAAGCGGTTTTGATATAGGTTTTGTATTTTTCGGTGGTGGTGGAACTAGTTGAGGCTAAGGATGTATGAAAGTTTGAGAGGAATAGAAGAGTTAGAAGAATTGGGAGAGCATGATATGAAGTTGTATAGTCTTCCATATTTCTCTCTTTAGTGCATTGATATGTGTGAGAAGATCCTAATATATAGACAAGTTGTTGTTATTAGCTGGGGTTACTTGTACTCTGCAACTCTTTTTTGAAAGTCTTGATTCTTGTAGCAGTAGCACCcccaaaaataattgaaaattatagtaaataataaaaagggtCCAATTCACAAGTGTTTTAGTGCATTAATTAGTTgaggttatttttttaattgtaattgaTCCACTTATTTGAGAGGAGTCGtataaacatatatttatttgtttgtttttattaattgtaGTAACTAGACTTATTAGATTTATTTTTGACGGATATATATATGCATCCGTCAACAGAAgtaaagaataataaaactatatatattttaaaaatcagaaatatataattaaaaaaaaattggaaggaGGAACTGTACGCCATGGAAAGGTGAGAGGGATTGCACATGATCTtgatttagactctttgattgtAGATTGGatcacttaaaataaaaaactaaaaaaaatgtaaagaaaagCATATTGGGTCTTTTACATATCCTAAGAGTCAGAGTTATCGGTTAGCCAGATCAGGTACCTATAATTCttcttatttcatttgttttttctctCGTTGCAAGAAGCCAAGAACCACTTTTGAAAACACTAtaagaaaacacaattttagcGTCAAGTAGTTGGAGGCTTCATTTTCCATtaatcaattagttttttttttttttagagagacaTTAATCAATTAGTTGATGCAGAAGATGGGCACAAACCCAATATAAAGAGGGCCATTAGgagtttttatattattttatgggtCAAAGGAtagttacaattccaataaATGTGTATTCACTTATCTTACATAAATAATAGGTCTtatcatatagattttttttaaaaaaatagtctcattataaatttaaatagtCTTCACACCGCTAGATTTCCATCAAATTTAGCaaataatatagaaaaaaaaaagtgcctaatagaattttgaattttctattaaattttagaGAGGTTCTAAAGACCAAGCATGCAGTGCTTATTACCAATTATTAGTAGGGATTATTAGAGGGagacaataattttattttttaaagaattgtgCCAAACTCAATTTGCTTGATAAGAAAACAACAGTTCTCACATTAATTGCGAGAATGATCTCGTGGTCCATTAGGTTACTAGTGTCGTGCGGGAGATCTTGAGAAATAAATACAGCAGGTATGAGGTATGTCAGTTTAGGTTCCTTTATCacttttctctcaaaaaagagtCAGGTtcatttatcactttttttctttttttgagggggagGTTCATTTATCACTTAAAAATGACAATTGCCACATTTCTGAGCGAGGATGCAAGGAATTGAATACATTGAGTG
This genomic interval carries:
- the LOC142620280 gene encoding UDP-glucuronate 4-epimerase 4-like, giving the protein MTSFVDLMGCILPENRGLDLFAMVVWAIWKRGNDMRAENQAEIGVVIRDSKGQVMVSLAQRIPLPNTAIEVEALAARHAMELALETGLNKGVFGGTTHDIYSYTVVWASSSSVYGLNTKLPFSEEDRTDQPASLYAATKKADEEIAHSYNHIYGLSLTGLRFFTVYGPWGRPDMAYFEFTKNILKGKNITVFQGPGGISVGRDFTYIDDVVKGCIAALDTAGKSIGREGKRKGLKAPLRVFNIGNTSPESVEKLVGILERLLKKKAMRDVQEMPKNGDVMFTHANISLATRELGYKPTTDLETGLKKFVEWYVDWIQKD
- the LOC142618600 gene encoding pectinesterase inhibitor 4-like translates to MEDYTTSYHALPILLTLLFLSNFHTSLASTSSTTTEKYKTYIKTACNSTTYPKECNNALLPFASKIKANRQKLCNTGLSISIKAAKNCSSTISKLSKNKGLTHSEVAIIKDCIENIKDSVDELKQSLNEMGHLGRSNVKAQIYDIKTWVSAALTDENTCTDGFDGMSVSKTVKNTIRKSILSVATPTSNALSLINSLYPY